The following is a genomic window from Alkaliphilus sp. B6464.
GATTATGTACATGGGTTTCATTTTCTGCAATACCGCCTAGCATAATACTTCTATGGGAAATGGACTTATCTCCTGAAACTGCTATTTTCCCAATCACTTTATTTACTTTACTTACAACTAAATCCATAATTAACCTCCGCAATGGCTTTTCTGATAATTTCCATAGGTATGTTATTAAATACCTTTACTTGTTCTTTGTCTGTAGGTAGTACAAATGTAATATAATTATCCTTATTCTTTTTATCCATAGCCATAGACTTTAATATTTCTTCACCATTAAATTTATATTCAAATAGATTAGAATAGTATTTATATATTATCTTTTTTATAAACTTATAATAATCTGCTGTAATTAACCTAAGAAAAAAAGATAGATTAGCAGCAAGTAATAACCCTAATGCTACAGCCTCGCCATGAAAAAACTTATTGAAGCTAGTGGATGATTCTATCCCATGAGCAAATGTATGTCCCAAATTTAACGTTTGCCTAAGTCCAAGGTCCATTTCATCCTTTATTACAATTTGCTCCTTCATTTTAATACATTTTAAAATTATTTTATCTAAATCTATATCTCTATTTAAGTACTTCACATAGTTTTTATCTAAATCAACTAATAGGTTGTAGTCCCCTAGCATTCCATATTTTATAACTTCTCCAAATGCAGCTATAAATTCCCTATTAGGTAATGTATTTAAAGTATTAGTATCTACAACTACAGCTTTTGGATGATAAAATGTGCCTAACAGATTTTTGAAGCCTTCGTAGTTTATACCAGTTTTCCCTCCAATACTACTATCTACCTGTGCTAAAAGAGTGGTAGGTATGTGAATCATATCTATTCCTCTCATATATGTAGATGCCACGAAACCACCTAAATCACCAATTACTCCTCCGCCTACAGCAATAAGTACTGAGTTTCTATTATATTTTTCATCAGTTAGCTTATCTATAATTTTTCTATAGTTATCAATAGATTTACTTTCCTCTCCAGATGGAATTATAAAGTGATCAAACTTAGCTCCATTGTTCTTTAATACATCTATTATTGTTTTGCCATAATGATTAAATACATTTTCATCTGTAAGCATAAATACAAACCTGTTTTTAATATAGGAACTTAATAATGAATCAAGCTTCACTATTAAATCCTTAGCCATATATAGAGGATAGGGTTCTCTACCTATATTTATTTGTGTACATAGCATATTATCTACTCCTTAAATAGTCTATATATCTTTTATAGTTTGATAGCATCTCCTCTATACTATCTCCCCCAAACTTTTCCACCATTTCCATTGCTATAATAAAGGCACATATTCCTTCTGCTACAACAGACGCTGCTGGTACTGCACAATTATCACTTCTTTCTACTATAGCTTCTTTTTCTTTCTTAGTTAACATATTTACTGTTTTTAGTGGCTTAGTAAGTGTAGGTATAGGTTTCATATATCCCCTTATAATAATATCCTCCCCATTACTTACACCTGCTTCAATTCCGCCTGCTCTGTTAGTATTACGATAATATCCTTGTACTTCAGAATACCCAATTTCATCATGGAACCGAGATCCTGCTTTACTAGACCCATCTATTCCATCCCCGATCTCTACAGCCTTAATTCCTTGCAATCCCATAATACCTTGGGCTAATATTCCGTCCAATTTTCTATCAAAATGAGCATAGCTCCCTAGCCCGACTGGAACATTTCTAATTACTACTTCAAATGATCCACCTAAGGAGTCCCCAGTTTGTTTGGCCATCTCTATTTCTTGTATCATTTCTACTTCCACATTAGTATCAATACATCTTACTGGAGATTCATCTATTCTATTTTTATAATTAAATATGTCTTTTTGGCAAAATCTATAGTTAACTTGTCCAATTGATATTACATGACCTAATATTTCTATATTAAATATAGATAAAAATTGCTTGGCTATACTACCAACCGCTGTACGAATAGCAGTTTCTCTAGCACTAGCCCTTTCTATTACATTTCGGATATCCATGTGATTGTACTTCAATGCTCCTACTAAATCTCCATGACCTGGACGAGGTTCTTTAATATGATTTTGTTCCCCTTCTAGCTTTTCAAGTCCCATAATATTTGTCCAGTTTTTATAGTCAATATTTTCAATCATAATAGTTAAAGGGCTACCTAGGGTTTTACCGTCTCTTACTCCAGTAATTATCTCTACTCTATCCTTTTCTATTTTCATTCTATTGCCCCTACCATATCCCTGCTGTCTTCTTCTTAAATCTTCATTTATAATATTTATATCAATAGGTATGTTTGAAGGTAAACCTTCTATAATTGCTACTAATCCTTTTCCATGAGACTCTCCAGCAGATAAATAACGAAGCATATTCTTCATCCCTTTCACACTATTAACTATAAAAAGAGAGAGCATATATCCCTCTCTTTACACCTATTTATTATTCATAATAATTAGCATTATATCATCTTTTGGTTGTTCCTGATTAGTATGTATAAATAATTCTTCTCTAATTTTATCATTAATCTCATCATTGCTCTTGCTATAATTATCTATTAATATTTTTTTAAGTCTATCTATGCCAAACATTTCTCCATCAACTCCATAGGCCTCGATAATACCGTCCGTAAAAACACAAATTAATTCATAATCGGATACATTATAGTAATCATCTTCGTATTTTGTATCACAGAAGATTCCTAAAGGTAACCCTCTGTTAAACACAATTTCTTCAGCTATAATAGTAGTACCTTCTTTTTTTATACCTATAGGGAAATGGTGTCCTCCATTTGCTATATTTGTCCTATGAGTCTTTAAATCAATAATAGCAAGTCTAGCTGTGGCATATATATCTAAAGAATTAAAGTCCTCACATAGATTATGATTAATTATAGTTAAAATTTCCGCGGCGGTTTTTTTATCATCTATACAGGACTTTAGAGCACCTTTAATCATAGCAGAGAAATAATTAGCTAAAATACTATGTCCCATAACATCTGCAATGAAAATACACAAGAAGTGATCATTCATAAAAAATATATCACAAAAGTCCCCACCTAAGTTAGCCGTAGGATAAAAATAGTAAGATACTTTAGTCTTATTTGGTAGTGTAATGTTATTGTTAGGCATAATTAATCTTTGTTTTTCCTGAACAAGTTCTAATTCCTTTTCCATCATTTTATGCTCAATTAGTTTAGATGCATTTTTGTATCTCTCTATAGCAAATATAATTTGTGTAGCAAATATATTTAATATCTTCAAATCATCTTCACTATATCTTGATGCATTAGCAACTGCTATATATCCAATCACAATATCATCAATAACTAAATTGTGATAAAGTATAGTTCTTATACTTTCATTTTTAATAAATGAGGGTATATTGCCTTCATTAAAATATTTTCCATTAATTATCTTATATTGTTTATCTTTGAGCTTTATATGAAGATTTTCTGCCAATACTTTTAAATCCTTATTTTTTCCATATGTACTTTCATGGTAAATTCCTTTATCAAAGCCCTTCATAACTATAATAGCAGATTCGCTAAAAGTTACGTTGCATATTTGTTTGCTCAAAGGCTTTAAGAAACTATCTAAATTTAAGTTTTTATACAACTCATCCGTAGCCTTATTAATAAAATTCAGTGATCCTCTTAACTTTTTGATCATAAAATCTGAATCTCTTTTTTTTCTTGTTATTTCAATAGATAATCCTATTAAAGAAGCTACTGATGCAATAAAATCTATATCTTCATCTGTATATTGTGCGCTTTCTTCAATAAAGAAGCAAGTCATGAACCCAATAACCTCATTACTAGATATAAGCGGAAAAACTGCCCTAGATTTATAACCTTCATTTTGCGCCAGAAATCGTTCACTTTTAGCGCGCTCGTCCTTAAAAATATCCTTTATCCATACTATTTTTTTCTCTCTAATTGCCTCATGTATATAGATAGGATAGCTGTCAAAAGCTATGTGATGCTCCTTTTTTTCATTCCTCTTAAAAAAATTCGGAATAAAATCTAAAGTCGAAGAACAAACTAAATGAGCATATTTATAATCACGAATAAATAAATTAACACAAGCTTTAGCAGGAACTATTACATCTAGCATTTTTTCTATAATATCATCTTTTATGTCAAAGAAATTATCTGTTGAAGTTACCATTGTAGAAATTTCTACTAAT
Proteins encoded in this region:
- a CDS encoding GAF domain-containing SpoIIE family protein phosphatase, whose amino-acid sequence is MQYADSRIRALVEISTMVTSTDNFFDIKDDIIEKMLDVIVPAKACVNLFIRDYKYAHLVCSSTLDFIPNFFKRNEKKEHHIAFDSYPIYIHEAIREKKIVWIKDIFKDERAKSERFLAQNEGYKSRAVFPLISSNEVIGFMTCFFIEESAQYTDEDIDFIASVASLIGLSIEITRKKRDSDFMIKKLRGSLNFINKATDELYKNLNLDSFLKPLSKQICNVTFSESAIIVMKGFDKGIYHESTYGKNKDLKVLAENLHIKLKDKQYKIINGKYFNEGNIPSFIKNESIRTILYHNLVIDDIVIGYIAVANASRYSEDDLKILNIFATQIIFAIERYKNASKLIEHKMMEKELELVQEKQRLIMPNNNITLPNKTKVSYYFYPTANLGGDFCDIFFMNDHFLCIFIADVMGHSILANYFSAMIKGALKSCIDDKKTAAEILTIINHNLCEDFNSLDIYATARLAIIDLKTHRTNIANGGHHFPIGIKKEGTTIIAEEIVFNRGLPLGIFCDTKYEDDYYNVSDYELICVFTDGIIEAYGVDGEMFGIDRLKKILIDNYSKSNDEINDKIREELFIHTNQEQPKDDIMLIIMNNK
- the aroB gene encoding 3-dehydroquinate synthase; amino-acid sequence: MLCTQINIGREPYPLYMAKDLIVKLDSLLSSYIKNRFVFMLTDENVFNHYGKTIIDVLKNNGAKFDHFIIPSGEESKSIDNYRKIIDKLTDEKYNRNSVLIAVGGGVIGDLGGFVASTYMRGIDMIHIPTTLLAQVDSSIGGKTGINYEGFKNLLGTFYHPKAVVVDTNTLNTLPNREFIAAFGEVIKYGMLGDYNLLVDLDKNYVKYLNRDIDLDKIILKCIKMKEQIVIKDEMDLGLRQTLNLGHTFAHGIESSTSFNKFFHGEAVALGLLLAANLSFFLRLITADYYKFIKKIIYKYYSNLFEYKFNGEEILKSMAMDKKNKDNYITFVLPTDKEQVKVFNNIPMEIIRKAIAEVNYGFSCK
- the aroC gene encoding chorismate synthase gives rise to the protein MKNMLRYLSAGESHGKGLVAIIEGLPSNIPIDINIINEDLRRRQQGYGRGNRMKIEKDRVEIITGVRDGKTLGSPLTIMIENIDYKNWTNIMGLEKLEGEQNHIKEPRPGHGDLVGALKYNHMDIRNVIERASARETAIRTAVGSIAKQFLSIFNIEILGHVISIGQVNYRFCQKDIFNYKNRIDESPVRCIDTNVEVEMIQEIEMAKQTGDSLGGSFEVVIRNVPVGLGSYAHFDRKLDGILAQGIMGLQGIKAVEIGDGIDGSSKAGSRFHDEIGYSEVQGYYRNTNRAGGIEAGVSNGEDIIIRGYMKPIPTLTKPLKTVNMLTKKEKEAIVERSDNCAVPAASVVAEGICAFIIAMEMVEKFGGDSIEEMLSNYKRYIDYLRSR